Proteins encoded together in one Eublepharis macularius isolate TG4126 chromosome 2, MPM_Emac_v1.0, whole genome shotgun sequence window:
- the C2H11orf16 gene encoding uncharacterized protein C11orf16 homolog isoform X1, translated as MDNQWSSFPCHSCCWAMPIEAKPTYRTFITNPTFICSGSLLAHPACVIRPFFPARCVRLDHCPGFPDTTCKAVKNLKESLNMVGIPILARRDTDGYYYLGTIIKKVESEKTSFLVQFTKLFGVEDTTCVQTTASSDILEYVNGMKHSILPGDKVLAPWEPEQKRYGPGTVTLGIENRDPLRAKEDEEITVSFWNGKKVRVPLGVALWIPPTQWKRIVEMIHMPLSSRKKFEGQHHQANCHICSFRPVPASLHACTLEGLLKWQWPYYPCTSPSHSCFHHMCSLLPHRHYVCCCYYFKPRGWSDQPSSAEFSVGDIKEDSFSSKLFPQQLALEGPAKDQSAVATSGSSSCSSDSQSGETQHVTKTTMVDHAVNTDSTLFDKPKPKESRRPDWKYWKRSHPNSFYNSQGTNIWSGCEKKRAATCTISYMDRSPTALMNQSAMFENIEQSPRRPLTVKEILSGEDIKLFSGGG; from the exons ATGGATAACCAGTGGTCTTCATTCCCATGCCACAGTTGTTGCTGGGCGATGCCAATTGAAGCTAAACCTACATATAGAACTTTCATAACAAATCCTACTTTCATCTGCAGTGGTTCCTTATTAGCACATCCTGCCTGTGTTATTAGACCATTCTTCCCAGCAAG GTGTGTACGTCTTGACCATTGCCCCGGTTTTCCTGATACAACGTGTAAGGCAGTAAAGAATTTGAAGGAATCATTGAACATGGTTGGCATTCCCATTCTTGCAAGAAGGGACACTGATGGGTATTATTACCTTGGCACAATAATAAAGAAGGTAGAG AGTGAGAAAACATCATTCCTTGTACAGTTCACCAAGCTCTTTGGAGTGGAAGACACAACTTGTGTGCAAACAACAGCCAGCAGCGACATCCTTGAGTATGTGAATGGAATGAAACATTCCATCTTGCCAGGTGACAAAGTGCTGGCGCCTTGGGAACCAGAGCAGAAGAGATACGGCCCTGGCACAGTCACACTAGGAATTGAGAACAGGGATCCACTGAGAG CCAAAGAAGATGAAGAAATTACAGTCAGCTTCTGGAATGGCAAGAAAGTGAGAGTTCCACTTGGAGTGGCCTTGTGGATTCCACCAACGCAGTGGAAAAGGATTGTGGAGATGATTCATATGCCCCTCAGCAGCAGGAAGAAGTTTGAAGGGCAACATCACCAGGCTAATTGTCACATCTGTTCATTTAGGCCTGTACCAGCTTCCCTGCATGCATGTACTTTAGAGGGCCTTCTGAAGTGGCAGTGGCCATATTATCCCTGTACCAGTCCTTCCCATAGTTGTTTTCATCACATGTGTTCTCTGCTTCCACACAGACATTatgtctgctgctgctactacttcaAACCCAGGGGCTGGTCAGACCAGCCTTCTTCAGCTGAATTTTCTGTGGGAGATATAAAAGAGGACAGTTTCAGCAGTAAGCTCTTCCCCCAACAACTAGCACTGGAAGGCCCTGCAAAAGACCAGTCAGCTGTTGCCACATCTGGCTCTTCTTCATGTTCCTCAGATTCGCAAAGTGGTGAAACGCAGCATGTGACTAAGACCACAATGGTAGATCATGCAGTAAACACAGATTCTACCCTTTTTGATAAGCCCAAACCAAAAGAAAGCAGGAGACCAGATTGGAAGTACTGGAAGAGAAGTCATCCCAACTCCTTTTATAATAGCCAAG GAACCAACATTTGGAGTGGCTGTGAAAAGAAGAGAGCTGCAACCTGTACAATTTCTTATATGGATAGGTCTCCAACTGCTTTAATGAACCAGAGTGCTATGTTTGAAAATATTGAACAGTCTCCCCGAAGACCACTTACTGTGAAAGAAATCCTGTCCGGTGAAGATATAAAACTATTCTCAGGTGGAGGGTAA
- the C2H11orf16 gene encoding uncharacterized protein C11orf16 homolog isoform X3, translating into MDNQWSSFPCHSCCWAMPIEAKPTYRTFITNPTFICSGSLLAHPACVIRPFFPARCVRLDHCPGFPDTTCKAVKNLKESLNMVGIPILARRDTDGYYYLGTIIKKVESEKTSFLVQFTKLFGVEDTTCVQTTASSDILEYVNGMKHSILPGDKVLAPWEPEQKRYGPGTVTLGIENRDPLRAKEDEEITVSFWNGKKVRVPLGVALWIPPTQWKRIVEMIHMPLSSRKKNQHLEWL; encoded by the exons ATGGATAACCAGTGGTCTTCATTCCCATGCCACAGTTGTTGCTGGGCGATGCCAATTGAAGCTAAACCTACATATAGAACTTTCATAACAAATCCTACTTTCATCTGCAGTGGTTCCTTATTAGCACATCCTGCCTGTGTTATTAGACCATTCTTCCCAGCAAG GTGTGTACGTCTTGACCATTGCCCCGGTTTTCCTGATACAACGTGTAAGGCAGTAAAGAATTTGAAGGAATCATTGAACATGGTTGGCATTCCCATTCTTGCAAGAAGGGACACTGATGGGTATTATTACCTTGGCACAATAATAAAGAAGGTAGAG AGTGAGAAAACATCATTCCTTGTACAGTTCACCAAGCTCTTTGGAGTGGAAGACACAACTTGTGTGCAAACAACAGCCAGCAGCGACATCCTTGAGTATGTGAATGGAATGAAACATTCCATCTTGCCAGGTGACAAAGTGCTGGCGCCTTGGGAACCAGAGCAGAAGAGATACGGCCCTGGCACAGTCACACTAGGAATTGAGAACAGGGATCCACTGAGAG CCAAAGAAGATGAAGAAATTACAGTCAGCTTCTGGAATGGCAAGAAAGTGAGAGTTCCACTTGGAGTGGCCTTGTGGATTCCACCAACGCAGTGGAAAAGGATTGTGGAGATGATTCATATGCCCCTCAGCAGCAGGAAGAA GAACCAACATTTGGAGTGGCTGTGA
- the C2H11orf16 gene encoding uncharacterized protein C11orf16 homolog isoform X2, protein MVGIPILARRDTDGYYYLGTIIKKVESEKTSFLVQFTKLFGVEDTTCVQTTASSDILEYVNGMKHSILPGDKVLAPWEPEQKRYGPGTVTLGIENRDPLRAKEDEEITVSFWNGKKVRVPLGVALWIPPTQWKRIVEMIHMPLSSRKKFEGQHHQANCHICSFRPVPASLHACTLEGLLKWQWPYYPCTSPSHSCFHHMCSLLPHRHYVCCCYYFKPRGWSDQPSSAEFSVGDIKEDSFSSKLFPQQLALEGPAKDQSAVATSGSSSCSSDSQSGETQHVTKTTMVDHAVNTDSTLFDKPKPKESRRPDWKYWKRSHPNSFYNSQGTNIWSGCEKKRAATCTISYMDRSPTALMNQSAMFENIEQSPRRPLTVKEILSGEDIKLFSGGG, encoded by the exons ATGGTTGGCATTCCCATTCTTGCAAGAAGGGACACTGATGGGTATTATTACCTTGGCACAATAATAAAGAAGGTAGAG AGTGAGAAAACATCATTCCTTGTACAGTTCACCAAGCTCTTTGGAGTGGAAGACACAACTTGTGTGCAAACAACAGCCAGCAGCGACATCCTTGAGTATGTGAATGGAATGAAACATTCCATCTTGCCAGGTGACAAAGTGCTGGCGCCTTGGGAACCAGAGCAGAAGAGATACGGCCCTGGCACAGTCACACTAGGAATTGAGAACAGGGATCCACTGAGAG CCAAAGAAGATGAAGAAATTACAGTCAGCTTCTGGAATGGCAAGAAAGTGAGAGTTCCACTTGGAGTGGCCTTGTGGATTCCACCAACGCAGTGGAAAAGGATTGTGGAGATGATTCATATGCCCCTCAGCAGCAGGAAGAAGTTTGAAGGGCAACATCACCAGGCTAATTGTCACATCTGTTCATTTAGGCCTGTACCAGCTTCCCTGCATGCATGTACTTTAGAGGGCCTTCTGAAGTGGCAGTGGCCATATTATCCCTGTACCAGTCCTTCCCATAGTTGTTTTCATCACATGTGTTCTCTGCTTCCACACAGACATTatgtctgctgctgctactacttcaAACCCAGGGGCTGGTCAGACCAGCCTTCTTCAGCTGAATTTTCTGTGGGAGATATAAAAGAGGACAGTTTCAGCAGTAAGCTCTTCCCCCAACAACTAGCACTGGAAGGCCCTGCAAAAGACCAGTCAGCTGTTGCCACATCTGGCTCTTCTTCATGTTCCTCAGATTCGCAAAGTGGTGAAACGCAGCATGTGACTAAGACCACAATGGTAGATCATGCAGTAAACACAGATTCTACCCTTTTTGATAAGCCCAAACCAAAAGAAAGCAGGAGACCAGATTGGAAGTACTGGAAGAGAAGTCATCCCAACTCCTTTTATAATAGCCAAG GAACCAACATTTGGAGTGGCTGTGAAAAGAAGAGAGCTGCAACCTGTACAATTTCTTATATGGATAGGTCTCCAACTGCTTTAATGAACCAGAGTGCTATGTTTGAAAATATTGAACAGTCTCCCCGAAGACCACTTACTGTGAAAGAAATCCTGTCCGGTGAAGATATAAAACTATTCTCAGGTGGAGGGTAA